Proteins co-encoded in one Hyla sarda isolate aHylSar1 chromosome 4, aHylSar1.hap1, whole genome shotgun sequence genomic window:
- the LOC130367110 gene encoding protein spinster homolog 1-like, with product MASPQDPLLKEEEEAMEDHSDMDVEKGDIPERQNLPSLSVMSTARSIITVVILAFVNLLIYANRSSVAGVLPYIQKAYDTNASLSGLLNTLFIGSYVLVAPIAGYLGDHCNKKYTVCAGVIFWLSMTLTLSFIPDGYFLLFLLTSGLVGAGEATFCTIAPSIIADLFTSDQRTRMLNVFYSVIPVGCGLGYIIGPKVTDAARGDWHWAFRVTPGLGLIAVALMILVTKELPRTTTNGKKNNKSQKFAKWATDLKKLFKNRSFMLTTMGSTAVSFIVGAIGVWGPSYLTHARTLLQEKDPCRAEPCDYHDILIFGVVTVVSGILGVVAGTEISKRYRKSNPRADPLVCGCAMMLSAPFLLLALTFGNISLVATNIFIFIGETLLSVNFTLISDIILKVVTPWRRSSALAVQMTIYHLLGDAGSPYLIGLISDTYERGYAKSPLLKYRSLEYALMTCTIMAVIGGAFFMATALYIERDEKEAEMESEPPSSSSSSLLPADEDRASD from the coding sequence atggcctctccacaagacccattgctgaaggaggaggaagaagcaatggaggaccatagtgatatggatgtagaaaagggcgatatccctgagaggcagaacctgccatctctaagcgtgatgtccaccgcacgttccatcatcaccgtagtgatcctcgcctttgttaatttgctcatctatgcaaatcgctccagcgtggcgggggtgctgccttatatacagaaagcatatgacaccaatgctagtctgtccggcttattgaatacattgttcattggaagctacgtgctggtcgcaccaattgccggatatttgggcgaccactgtaataagaaatatactgtttgcgcaggagtcatcttttggctgagcatgacacttaccctgtcattcatccctgacgggtacttcctgctcttcctgctgacgagtggactggtgggagctggagaggcgactttctgcaccatcgccccctccatcattgcagacctttttacaagtgaccagcggacccgcatgctgaacgtgttttactccgtcatacctgtaggctgcggactaggatacatcatcgggcccaaagtgactgatgcagcaaggggcgattggcactgggcatttcgggtcacccctggcctgggcctcatagctgtggctttgatgattttggtcacaaaggagcttccaagaacgactacaaacgggaagaagaacaacaaatcccagaagtttgctaaatgggcgacagatctgaaaaaactatttaaaaatcgaagcttcatgttaaccaccatgggatcgacggcggtatccttcatagtgggagccataggtgtatggggtccgtcatacctgacccacgcacgaacactcctacaagagaaggacccttgccgtgctgaaccgtgtgactatcacgacatcctaatatttggtgtggttacagtcgtttccggcattctgggagttgtagcagggacggagataagtaaaagatatcgcaaatccaacccacgggcggacccgcttgtgtgtggatgcgcgatgatgctctccgccccttttcttctgttggcattgacttttggcaacatcagcctcgttgccaccaacatcttcatcttcatcggagagacgcttctgtcagtaaatttcaccctcatatctgacattatactaaaagtagtaactccgtggaggagatcttcagccctggccgtgcagatgacaatctatcacctcctaggtgacgccggcagcccgtacctcatcggcctgatatctgacacctacgaacgaggatatgccaaatcccctcttctgaaataccgcagcctggagtatgccctcatgacctgcaccataatggcagtcatcggaggggccttcttcatggccacggccctatatatagagagggacgaaaaagaagcagagatggaatcagaacctccgtcatcctcctcctcctcactgcttcctgccgatgaggaccgcgcttcagactga